In a genomic window of Melitaea cinxia chromosome 27, ilMelCinx1.1, whole genome shotgun sequence:
- the LOC123666782 gene encoding uncharacterized protein LOC123666782, whose translation MTARKRTMDIINKALHSSNIEFLPRRVLNFDIPEPDQANVWPLDHDKVENDEPVSQSFIDTEALDCQTVAQSLPRPCITEIEMSLSSTPTFSATADHLPSTSFAPEPKMNNNDTSNLKKKT comes from the exons ATGACTGCAAGAAAGCGGACAATGGACATCATTAACAAAGCGCTACACAGTTCCAACATAGAATTTCTGCCACGAAGAGTATTAAATTTTGACATACCAGAGCCGGATCAG gcAAACGTGTGGCCATTGGATCATGATAAAGTTGAAAATGATGAGCCCGTTAGTCAATCGTTTATAGACACAGAAGCCTTAGACTGCCAAACAGTAGCCCAATCGTTGCCACGACCGTGTATTACTGAAATTGAAATGTCATTATCATCAACCCCTACATTTTCTGCAACGGCAGATCATTTGCCATCAACCAGTTTTGCGCCGGAACCAAAAATGAATAACAACGACACAtcgaatcttaaaaaaaaaacgtaa
- the LOC123666769 gene encoding protein ANTAGONIST OF LIKE HETEROCHROMATIN PROTEIN 1-like has product MQKTTFDNLLQKLSQELKHQDTFMRESISPAERLAVTLRYLATGDTFTDLYYSYRIGIKTISCIVREVCHYIWLELYKEYMKMPSKEDWLHIASKFQESSNFPLCLGAVDGKHIRLIKPIDSGSMFLNYKHFFSIVLMAVVDSDYNFIFVDVGAYGKECDSSVFKETPFWKNLTNNGLNLPDATRLPGIDYDLPYVFVADEAFALHYHLLRPFGGHQLDQLKRTFNYRLTRARRFVECAFGILSNKWRIFHRPMNVSIDLAVDIVKTCCVLQNFIHKQENFQFHNASENESTLDSESELIQLPITNAVRGSLAANEVRNRFAQYFVSNEGRLSYQNNYA; this is encoded by the exons atGCAGAAAACTACATTCGACAACTTGCTCCAAAAATTATCCCAGGAACTAAAACATCAAGATACTTTTATGCGAGAGAGTATATCGCCCGCAGAAAGATTGGCTGTAACTCTGAG gtATCTAGCAACAGGAGATACCTTTACTGACCTATACTACAGCTATAGAATTGGAATAAAAACCATAAGTTGCATCGTACGTGAAGTATGCCACTACATTTGGTTAGAACTGTATAAAGAATATATGAAAATGCCATCTAAAGAAGACTGGCTACACATTGCAAGCAAATTTCAAGAATCTTCCAACTTCCCGCTGTGCTTAGGAGCGGTCGATGGAAAACACATCAGACTTATTAAGCCAATTGATAGTGGCTCgatgtttttaaattacaaacattttttttctatagtttTGATGGCAGTAGTAGATAGCGATTACAACTTTATATTTGTTGACGTTGGCGCCTACGGAAAGGAGTGTGATTCCAGTGTGTTTAAAGAGACCCCATTTTggaaaaatttaacaaacaacgGATTAAATCTACCCGATGCAACACGTTTGCCTGGAATTGACTACGATTTGCCATATGTGTTCGTTGCGGACGAAGCCTTTGCTTTGCATTATCACTTGCTTCGTCCATTTGGTGGTCATCAGCTTGATCAATTAAAACGTACATTTAACTACAGACTCACAAGAGCGCGAAGATTTGTTGAATGTGCGTTTGGCATTTTATCCAATAAATGGCGAATTTTTCACCGGCCAATGAATGTGTCCATCGATTTGGCAGTTGATATTGTGAAAACATGTTGTGTTttgcaaaattttatacataagcaGGAAAACTTTCAGTTTCACAATGCGAGTGAAAATGAGTCCACCCTTGATTCAGAATCGGAACTAATCCAGTTACCTATCACGAATGCAGTTCGCGGAAGTTTGGCGGCTAATGAAGTTCGCAACAGATTTGCACAATATTTTGTATCTAACGAAGGTCGCCTCTCCTATCAAAACAACTATGCataa